One window of Microcoleus vaginatus PCC 9802 genomic DNA carries:
- a CDS encoding alpha/beta hydrolase has product MYKSQKNNFNLAVNMKLTNFVSIGIALMLGASGSILSSSSRALGAEKVVLTFGPIRQALNVSDLEDFAKEGTTTPTLQQIIRFSKMDAQVLRGFMGLEIGLKPANLARVVYSTPGEKITDQIGQAIRTQRRTESGKALRAAMILAAGDDGKVSLLEILKKYPLNEVYVDVASLRTAVGKVQSIAGTLQSLLQDVMRSTTRTTETTRPESPIEPRRSVQPTTPPPAPRRAAPLPAPAPQPVTPVRGLW; this is encoded by the coding sequence ATGTACAAATCTCAAAAAAATAATTTTAATCTAGCGGTGAATATGAAATTAACAAATTTTGTATCGATCGGCATTGCCCTAATGTTAGGAGCAAGCGGGAGCATATTATCGAGCAGCAGTAGAGCATTAGGGGCCGAAAAAGTTGTCCTCACCTTTGGCCCGATCAGACAAGCCCTCAATGTCAGCGACTTAGAAGACTTTGCTAAAGAGGGCACGACGACGCCAACCCTGCAACAAATTATCCGGTTCTCCAAAATGGACGCGCAAGTATTGCGGGGGTTCATGGGTCTAGAAATTGGTTTAAAGCCTGCTAATCTGGCTAGGGTAGTTTATAGCACCCCGGGAGAAAAAATCACTGACCAAATCGGTCAAGCAATTCGGACTCAGCGCCGCACAGAAAGTGGCAAAGCGCTGCGGGCGGCGATGATCCTGGCAGCCGGGGACGACGGTAAGGTATCGCTGCTAGAAATCCTGAAAAAGTATCCTCTCAACGAGGTTTACGTAGATGTTGCCAGCCTTCGTACCGCTGTTGGGAAAGTTCAGAGTATAGCCGGAACTCTGCAAAGCCTGCTTCAAGATGTGATGCGATCGACAACTCGCACAACTGAAACAACTCGCCCCGAAAGTCCGATCGAACCTCGCCGCAGCGTGCAGCCAACAACTCCGCCTCCAGCGCCGCGCCGTGCCGCCCCCTTGCCAGCACCCGCACCGCAGCCTGTGACGCCGGTCAGAGGGCTTTGGTAA
- a CDS encoding tetratricopeptide repeat protein, with protein sequence MAQNSPEEQFILAANDWDLERLYKDLADAKQKVAPHKRELTEVEKLHLRGLLCDCSPSDIAKKLHREERGLTADLSETVYRYVKQLTQGKVDIRLNNWRCILAWLEQAGYKTRSSNSVENKPEITPSVSESDIDDLLERVRSNSPLCAEDFNKLGIKKAEEGDFEGALENFDRAIKLNPDYADAYNNRASVRHELGDDAGAIEDYTKAILLNPDRAVYHNNLGIISYNSDDYRGAQADHTRATQLNAGDAQAYNNRGFARLRLGDLQGALKDFTQAIELNAHDALAWNNRGDVYFLKLGDMPKALDDYTQAARLNPNNPKTFYYLGVIHSRLGNKEKALEDFTKAIELKRDFAEAYQNRGIVHYELGDSQKANVDFHNAKNLYRVQGKEENYQKLLDIIEGLQQED encoded by the coding sequence ATGGCACAGAATTCACCCGAAGAACAATTCATCCTAGCTGCTAATGACTGGGATTTAGAAAGGTTGTACAAAGATTTGGCAGATGCCAAGCAAAAAGTAGCACCGCATAAGCGGGAACTTACAGAAGTCGAGAAGCTGCATTTACGTGGATTGCTTTGTGATTGTAGTCCTAGTGACATAGCTAAAAAGCTTCACAGGGAAGAGAGAGGATTGACAGCCGACCTAAGTGAGACTGTGTATCGGTATGTCAAACAGCTTACTCAGGGAAAAGTAGACATCAGGCTAAACAACTGGAGATGTATCCTTGCTTGGCTTGAGCAAGCAGGATACAAAACCCGGTCATCTAACTCAGTTGAAAATAAGCCTGAGATTACACCTTCTGTTTCGGAGAGTGATATTGATGATCTGTTGGAGAGGGTGCGATCTAACTCTCCTCTCTGTGCTGAGGATTTCAATAAACTGGGAATAAAAAAGGCTGAGGAAGGAGATTTTGAGGGAGCACTTGAAAATTTCGATCGAGCAATTAAGCTCAATCCTGATTATGCAGATGCCTACAATAACCGGGCTAGTGTTCGCCATGAACTAGGAGACGATGCCGGAGCAATTGAGGATTACACAAAGGCGATATTGCTCAATCCTGATCGTGCAGTTTATCACAACAACCTGGGTATTATTTCTTATAACTCAGATGATTACCGAGGAGCGCAGGCCGATCACACCCGAGCAACTCAACTAAATGCTGGCGATGCTCAAGCCTACAATAACCGAGGTTTTGCTCGTTTACGCCTGGGCGATCTGCAAGGGGCACTTAAAGATTTTACCCAAGCAATTGAACTAAATGCTCATGATGCCCTTGCTTGGAATAATCGAGGTGATGTCTACTTCTTGAAATTAGGCGATATGCCAAAAGCGCTTGATGATTACACCCAAGCAGCTCGGCTGAATCCTAATAATCCTAAAACATTCTACTACCTGGGAGTTATTCACTCTCGTTTGGGGAACAAAGAGAAAGCGCTTGAGGATTTCACCAAGGCAATTGAGCTTAAACGAGACTTTGCTGAAGCTTATCAAAACCGAGGTATTGTCCACTATGAACTGGGCGATTCCCAAAAAGCAAATGTCGATTTTCACAATGCTAAAAATTTATATCGTGTCCAGGGAAAAGAAGAAAATTACCAAAAGTTACTTGATATAATAGAAGGACTTCAGCAAGAAGATTGA
- a CDS encoding succinate--CoA ligase subunit beta, translating to MDLLEYQAKSLFRQMAIPILPSQRIDNPADLKGLKIPYPVVLKSQVRAGGRGRAGGIKFVENTIDAVAAAQTIFNLPIEDEYPQVLLAEAKYDADQELYLAVLLDPVARRPVLLGSRQGGMDVEGSIEQMQQVAVDQEFSPFYARRLTLKMGLQGDLIQSVSTIVEKMYRLFVEKDLDLVEINPLGISPTGEVMALDGKVTANDDALGRHPDLAALSGKRQSSGLARERRSTHASGDRPHSHSKAQQSPEFDPKSKSPISNSESLQLIELDGNIAILCNGVGLTMATLDAVTHQGGKPANFVNIGSLDRYDAANALRDRAELGLELVAQDKSVKVILVNILGSASKTEEIIAAVAGYLERKARANRHIQVVLRLVEIDADAVKKRLGQLPVQLASTLDEAAAASVSSAK from the coding sequence ATGGATTTGTTAGAGTACCAAGCTAAATCTTTATTTCGCCAGATGGCAATTCCGATTTTGCCGTCGCAGCGGATTGACAATCCCGCCGACCTCAAAGGACTGAAAATTCCCTACCCCGTTGTACTCAAGTCGCAAGTGCGGGCTGGGGGACGAGGCAGGGCGGGCGGTATTAAGTTTGTAGAAAATACGATCGATGCAGTAGCAGCCGCTCAAACAATTTTTAATTTGCCGATCGAGGATGAATATCCCCAAGTCCTGCTGGCAGAAGCAAAGTACGACGCCGACCAAGAATTGTACTTAGCGGTACTCCTAGACCCCGTAGCGCGCCGCCCCGTGCTTCTGGGTTCGAGACAAGGAGGTATGGATGTCGAAGGGTCGATCGAGCAAATGCAGCAAGTTGCCGTAGATCAAGAATTTTCCCCATTCTACGCGAGGCGTCTCACGCTGAAAATGGGATTGCAGGGAGACTTGATTCAATCGGTGAGCACCATTGTCGAAAAAATGTACCGGCTGTTTGTTGAAAAAGATTTAGATCTAGTAGAAATCAATCCTCTCGGCATCAGTCCGACGGGAGAGGTAATGGCTTTAGACGGTAAAGTCACCGCCAACGACGATGCCTTGGGGCGGCATCCAGATTTGGCCGCACTATCGGGAAAGAGGCAAAGCAGCGGGTTGGCACGGGAAAGGAGAAGTACCCATGCCTCTGGCGATCGCCCCCATTCCCACTCGAAGGCTCAGCAGTCGCCGGAGTTTGACCCCAAATCTAAATCGCCAATCTCGAATTCCGAATCCCTGCAATTAATCGAACTAGACGGGAATATCGCGATTTTGTGCAACGGAGTGGGCCTGACAATGGCAACTCTAGATGCTGTAACCCACCAAGGAGGAAAACCAGCTAATTTTGTGAATATTGGTTCCCTAGACCGCTACGATGCAGCAAATGCCCTTCGCGATCGCGCGGAGTTGGGTCTGGAGTTAGTCGCTCAGGATAAAAGCGTTAAGGTGATACTTGTAAATATTTTGGGCAGCGCCTCCAAGACCGAGGAAATAATCGCTGCAGTAGCCGGCTATTTGGAACGGAAAGCTCGCGCTAACCGCCACATCCAAGTTGTGCTACGGCTGGTAGAGATCGATGCTGATGCTGTTAAGAAGCGTTTGGGACAGTTGCCGGTGCAGCTAGCTAGCACTTTGGATGAGGCCGCGGCCGCTTCTGTATCCTCCGCCAAGTAG
- a CDS encoding ParA family protein, translated as MSPKSIAVINFKGGVGKTTVTWSLGNIISQGTDLEVLMLDLDPQMSLTEAIGLNENTGHLDDKFGKWYEKSLKHRLTIYDALEVFKKAGQNFKFPVGFETIYQIDEQLHFVPSVEELYWLDIDGFEGKSVKDFIRRFIGKIANSANLPKYDLMLFDCSPSFSLLTYSVLSCCDLILIPVNPDYFGSRGLSLVLNSLQKRIEPYPFPKIAVFMNKAKTYGGLLTNEVQFYMREVKRLCDEISKDNNIEVRFLESTIRESVGLKRAINEGELPRELVKEFEKLWRECEEYLK; from the coding sequence ATGAGTCCTAAATCAATAGCCGTAATCAACTTCAAAGGCGGTGTCGGAAAGACTACCGTCACTTGGAGTCTGGGAAATATTATATCCCAAGGAACAGACTTAGAAGTCTTGATGTTAGACTTAGATCCGCAAATGTCGCTCACAGAGGCGATCGGGCTTAACGAAAATACAGGTCATTTAGATGACAAATTTGGTAAGTGGTACGAAAAATCTCTCAAGCATAGACTTACAATTTACGACGCTCTAGAAGTCTTTAAAAAAGCCGGACAGAATTTTAAATTTCCCGTTGGTTTCGAGACCATTTATCAGATTGACGAACAGTTGCATTTTGTCCCTTCAGTTGAAGAATTGTATTGGTTGGATATCGATGGCTTTGAGGGAAAAAGTGTTAAAGACTTCATCCGCAGATTTATAGGCAAAATCGCCAACTCTGCCAATCTCCCCAAATACGATTTGATGCTTTTTGACTGTTCGCCTTCCTTCAGTCTCCTCACCTACAGCGTACTCTCTTGCTGCGACTTAATATTGATTCCCGTCAATCCCGATTATTTTGGTTCGAGGGGATTGAGTTTAGTTTTAAATTCGCTCCAGAAACGGATTGAGCCTTATCCGTTTCCCAAGATAGCAGTCTTTATGAATAAAGCTAAAACCTATGGAGGATTGCTGACAAATGAAGTTCAGTTTTACATGAGAGAAGTAAAGAGACTTTGCGATGAGATCTCAAAAGACAATAATATAGAAGTTAGATTTTTAGAATCGACGATTCGCGAAAGCGTCGGGCTAAAACGGGCGATTAATGAGGGAGAACTGCCGCGAGAATTAGTTAAAGAATTTGAAAAACTATGGCGCGAGTGTGAGGAGTATCTCAAATGA
- a CDS encoding CoA-binding protein: MNLTPESKVLVQGITESPASTRAALMMKAYGTNVVAGVSPGRGGLEVEGIPIFDLVEQAVAAVGHVDTAVILVDAYSVLDAALEAIAGGIRQIAIVTGGVPPLDMVHLVRKAEATETLVIGPNSPGIIVPDKLLLGTHPKEFYTPGPVGVISRSSTLTYEVALELTEAGLGQSMAVCIGCDAIVGSSFMQWLQILDEDDSTEAIVLVGEVGGWSEQAAASYIASAIDKPVVAYLAGRYAPKGPSLGHAGILISSRAAAQKAFGVTAPNKMAAFEEADIPVAARPSEIPKLLKKLLKKN; the protein is encoded by the coding sequence ATGAATTTAACTCCTGAAAGCAAAGTCCTAGTACAGGGCATTACAGAATCTCCCGCGTCCACCCGCGCCGCCCTGATGATGAAAGCATACGGCACGAATGTAGTCGCCGGTGTCAGTCCCGGTCGAGGGGGGCTGGAAGTGGAGGGGATTCCGATTTTTGATTTGGTAGAACAAGCAGTGGCGGCAGTGGGTCACGTTGACACTGCGGTAATTTTGGTAGACGCTTACTCGGTGCTGGATGCGGCTCTAGAAGCGATCGCCGGAGGAATTCGGCAAATCGCGATCGTTACTGGGGGAGTGCCTCCTCTGGATATGGTGCACTTAGTCAGAAAAGCAGAAGCCACCGAAACTTTGGTAATCGGGCCCAACAGTCCGGGGATTATTGTGCCCGACAAACTCCTGCTGGGAACTCACCCCAAGGAATTTTACACTCCCGGCCCGGTGGGAGTGATCAGTCGCAGTAGCACTTTGACTTACGAAGTTGCCCTAGAACTGACGGAGGCTGGGTTGGGACAGTCGATGGCGGTTTGTATTGGCTGCGACGCGATTGTCGGTTCTTCTTTTATGCAGTGGCTGCAAATTTTGGACGAAGACGACAGTACCGAAGCGATAGTTTTGGTAGGGGAAGTTGGCGGGTGGAGTGAACAAGCTGCTGCTTCTTACATCGCCTCAGCGATCGACAAACCCGTGGTTGCTTATCTGGCCGGCCGCTACGCTCCCAAGGGGCCGTCTTTGGGCCACGCCGGCATCCTGATCAGTTCTCGGGCCGCTGCCCAGAAAGCCTTTGGAGTTACGGCCCCAAACAAAATGGCTGCCTTTGAAGAGGCGGACATACCTGTGGCGGCTCGACCTTCAGAGATCCCTAAGTTGCTCAAAAAATTGCTAAAGAAAAATTGA